The following proteins come from a genomic window of Aspergillus oryzae RIB40 DNA, chromosome 4:
- a CDS encoding uncharacterized protein (predicted protein), with protein MLRTLTRAYHGALGTSIRSAAPALSPLANIPYLQAPRLDSAHDQSHVGSVQRHLQDAGVLKISLNFDDNDSHYLTNLIHGLHKWHGHGLPITHSAHRGWYWDIRPSQTVFQCPDHQARSETMNEFPWHTDCSYEASPPRFFALQVLHPDQCGGGTLSVLKVDNLLKLLSESTRVALQKKDYLITVPPEFRKTDNKDESIIGSLLSPDPESGSLALRFREDIFTPLTGEAGLALEELKSVLLGPKAQAEVVNLTAEMMPRGSIIIMDNRRWLHGRNQVKDPRRHLKRVRWDARQFGLD; from the exons ATGCTTCGTACCCTGACCAGAGCCTACCACGGTGCCCTGGGGACGTCGATCCGGTCGGCTGCTCCTGCGCTTTCGCCACTCG CCAATATCCCATACCTCCAAGCCCCAAGGCTTGATTCCGCCCATGACCAATCGCACGTTGGCAGCGTCCAACGCCACCTTCAGGACGCGGGCGTTCTGAAAATCAGCCTCAACTTCGACGACAACGACTCCCACTACCTCACAAATCTCATTCACGGCCTACACAAATGGCACGGCCACGGTCTTCCCATCACCCACTCCGCCCACCGCGGCTGGTACTGGGATATCCGACCCAGCCAAACAGTCTTCCAATGCCCCGACCACCAGGCCAGGTCAGAAACCATGAATGAGTTCCCCTGGCACACCGACTGCAGCTACGAGGCCTCCCCGCCGCGCTTCTTCGCCCTCCAAGTCTTGCACCCAGACCAATGCGGCGGCGGGACTCTCTCCGTACTGAAAGTCGACAatctcctcaagctcctctCGGAGTCGACCCGCGTCGCtctccagaagaaagactATCTCATCACCGTGCCACCCGAGTTCCGGAAAACAGATAACAAGGACGAGTCCATCATCGGTAGTCTGTTATCCCCCGACCCGGAATCCGGGAGCCTGGCTCTCCGCTTCAGAGAGGATATCTTCACGCCTTTGACAGGCGAAGCTGGACTCGCGCTCGAGGAACTCAAGTCTGTTCTCCTGGGCCCGAAGGCACAGGCCGAGGTGGTGAATCTCACGGCCGAGATGATGCCCCGCGgttccatcatcatcatggataACAGGCGGTGGTTGCATGGGCGCAACCAGGTCAAGGATCCCCGGAGACACTTGAAGCGCGTGAGATGGGATGCTAGACAGTTTGGTCTTGATTAG
- a CDS encoding uncharacterized protein (permeases of the major facilitator superfamily), translated as MAPSSNSQWDDTERANEETPLLKDLKDHQSHILPRRRLLVVFPALALIHFTSFLDQTALSTSLPAIAAGLNTGSSISWVSASFLTTSTSIQLINGRLSDIFGRKTCLLGALTIMVLGNLLSGWSQTPAQLYATRAFSGLGAGAINALVQIAISDITTLEQRGYYFGILGVAVALGNGLGPVVGGVLTEKTSWRWAFWFVCPLAAAAATYFGLVFPPSDMADNVCTKLQRVDWFGVFTSMMAIVLILIPVSQGGSAIPWNSPIIIAMLALGAALFGLFLIGEWRWVKLPLLPMRLFKYNYSTNILLAVNILIGWVFWGNLFYIPLYFQNVRGWSPGTAGSLILPMVIAHGITSGLTGLIISWTGRYKVVISIGVGMWMIAAAAKSFYTQQTPLWILELGGIFEGIGVGCSFQPGSDKSDRAVVTGFRNFIRDMGGSVGVTVSGAILNNVLHNDLKGRFSEELISKITSSAFVLYDFNLTDEDQKLISNAYMHGLRTDYGLAGRTRIESEEQAEGETRERYTDE; from the exons ATGGCGCCTTCGTCCAATTCTCAATGGGACGACACCGAGAGAGCGAATGAAGAAACCCCACTGCTCAAGGATCTCAAAGATCACCAATCTCACATTCTCCCGCGGAGACGACTCCTTGTTGTATTTCCTGCCTTGGCTCTGATTCATTTTACCTCGTTTCTGGATCAGACAGCCTTATCAACTTCATTACCCGCCATCGCTGCGGGACTCAACACCggctcctccatctcatggGTCAGTGCCAGTTTCCTCACGACGAGTACCAGCATCCAGCTGATCAACGGTCGGCTGTCGGACATCTTCGGTCGCAAAACATGTCTTCTAGGCGCGTTGACAATAATGGTGCTGGGCAACCTGCTGTCCGGATGGTCCCAGACCCCCGCACAATTGTATGCAACTAGAGCGTTTAGTGGCCTCGGTGCCGGAGCCATTAATGCGCTGGTGCAAATCGCTATTTCCGACATCACTACCTTGGAGCAACGCGGATACTATTTTGGAATTCTGGGAGTTGCAGTGGCTCTGGGGAATGGACTTGGTCCGGTTGTGGGCGGCGTACTCACGGAAAAGACCTCCTGGCGATGGGCATTTTGGTTCGTGTGTCCGTtggcagcggcggcagctaCATATTTCGGCCTCGTATTCCCACCGTCCGACATGGCCGACAATGTCTGCACGAAGTTGCAGAGGGTGGATTGGTTCGGAGTTTTCACGAGCATGATGGCTATTGTGTTGATCCTG ATCCCCGTTTCGCAAGGAGGCTCCGCTATTCCATGGAACTCTCCTATAATCATTGCTATGTTAGCGCTCGGAGCGGCGCTCTTCGGTCTCTTCCTGATCGGAGAGTGGCGTTGGGTCAAACTGCCGCTTTTGCCCA TGCGCTTATTCAAATATAATTACTCCACGAACATCCTTCTCGCCGTTAACATCCTGATCGGCTGGGTATTTTGGGGAAACCTCTTCTATATCCCGCTGTACTTCCAGAATGTCCGCGGCTGGAGCCCGGGAACAGCTGGTTCCCTGATCTTGCCGATGGTGATTGCGCACGGCATAACCTCAGGTCTGACCGGGCTCATAATCTCGTGGACCGGCAGGTATAAGGTAGTCATCAGCATTGGCGTTGGCATGTGGATGATCGCAGCAGCGGCCAAGTCCTTCTATACACAGCAGACTCCACTGTGGATTCTGGAACTAGGAGGGATCTTTGAAGGTATTGGGGTGGGATGTTCCTTTCAGCCTG GATCCGATAAAAGCGACCGTGCCGTAGTCACAGGCTTTCGCAACTTCATCCGCGACATGGGCGGATCGGTCGGCGTAACAG TGTCCGGAGCGATCCTCAACAATGTCCTCCACAATGATCTCAAAGGACGGTTCAGCGAGGAACTCATTTCCAAGATCACGTCTTCTGCCTTCGTTTTGTACGACTTCAACCTCACTGACGAGGACCAGAAGCTGATCTCCAATGCATATATGCACGGCTTACGAACT GATTATGGACTAGCTGGTAGGACACGTATCGAGAGCGAGGAACAAGCCGAAGGGGAGACCCGGGAGAGATACACTGATGAGTAG
- a CDS encoding uncharacterized protein (predicted protein), whose protein sequence is MKFQSLCMSLFCAATLAAALPVEPSAESAPQPCIPAELAKVLTSVPKDSPLYCKGDSQPEKRDGEPSIEECGDALKAYDAGEEDEASVGDLLDACEAAYGPPGNKKRQAKEPSILSGTVGSVIGDVSRVAGR, encoded by the exons ATGAAGTTCCAATCTCTCTGCATGTCTCTCTTCTGCGCCGCCACGCTGGCGGCTGCGCTTCCCGTCGAGCCTTCCGCGGAGTCTGCGCCTCAGCCCTGCATTCCCGCCGAGTTGGCGAAGGTTCTCACCTCTGTGCCGAAAGACTCACCCTTGTATTGTAAGGGTGATTCTCAGCCTGAAAAGCGCGACGGCGAGCCTTCCATTGAGGAGTGCGGGGATGCGCTGAAGGCTTACGATgccggggaagaagatgaagcatcTGTCGGGGACCTACTGGATGCTTGTGAGGCAGCATACGGACCGCCTGGGAATAAAAAGCGCCAGGCGAAAGAACCATCCATCCTGAGCGGAACCGTTGGCAGTG TTATCGGCGATGTTAGCCGCGTTGCCGGGCGTTGA
- a CDS encoding uncharacterized protein (predicted protein), producing the protein MTPNKLQPRSNEPLIRRLNLNRPKLFRNREVQACHQCRLRKVKCDQTRPRCQNCQTHERTCVYSQTPRTPESHHGGDLVIRLNQQGHLNTTSESQARYYSSSSWVVDVDGPNGSRPSAGPGIGPCAKSRETSAPPTLQGGLEFPDGQAHLFVQLAEVDRLIHWYSNYCHLWYPIVDIPEVIISLENLRHNRSSPVGSLALIAAICFAAACSFNASGDLKSLSPISASSAWKDLAVQLLSSNVYPRQPNLNTVRAAFLLALPSVADGRTHPDPGPVCVLLRAAQSLGLHRDPSSFNLPPSEVDFRRVLWWCIHSLDVCYSVAHALPPLIHATATDVQTMEQNGMSERKLIGTIIRVNSLISAIFQTVYGIRQPTGKDIQDLDEKATKICTDEISTRTSLEMTAAEKFITMSQRMCCYKMLFILHQPYLRSTQWPQTSRQKALAACQNYINDYLLGIADPELAPYRWILGHFDVTHACAIVLQDMIQHPGSVESVGMRSLVETCFFTFSSDSHPDWAKLEALGSKAWAANGWPCPFQQDLSSLGADASLSDWDPLFASFIWENMLL; encoded by the coding sequence ATGACTCCAAATAAACTACAGCCTCGGTCAAACGAGCCGCTCATCCGGCGCCTCAATTTGAATCGCCCAAAGCTATTTAGGAATCGGGAAGTCCAAGCATGTCACCAATGTCGCCTTAGAAAAGTTAAATGCGATCAGACTAGGCCTCGCTGTCAAAATTGTCAGACACATGAACGTACTTGCGTTTATAGCCAAACACCTCGGACACCAGAGAGCCACCACGGTGGAGACCTGGTCATTCGGCTCAACCAACAGGGCCACCTCAACACCACTAGCGAGTCTCAAGCGCGGTATTACTCCAGCTCATCTTGGGTGGTAGATGTGGACGGCCCGAATGGTTCTCGGCCTTCCGCTGGTCCCGGTATTGGTCCCTGTGCGAAATCGCGAGAGACATCAGCTCCCCCCACATTACAGGGAGGCCTGGAATTTCCCGATGGTCAAGCTCACTTGTTTGTGCAACTAGCGGAGGTGGACAGACTCATTCATTGGTATTCGAATTACTGCCATCTCTGGTATCCCATTGTCGATATTCCTGAGGTTATAATATCCCTTGAAAATCTAAGACACAACCGTAGCTCCCCTGTGGGCTCGTTGGCGCTGATTGCGGCGATCTGCTTTGCTGCAGCGTGTTCTTTTAATGCGTCTGGTGACTTGAAGTCACTGTCCCCTATATCTGCTTCATCGGCATGGAAAGACCTAGCAGTCCAGCTGCTTTCAAGCAACGTATACCCCCGACAGCCCAACCTGAACACTGTCCGAGCGGCCTTTCTCCTTGCTCTCCCAAGCGTGGCAGACGGAAGGACACATCCAGATCCGGGCCCTGTCTGCGTATTGTTGCGAGCTGCTCAGTCTCTGGGTTTGCACCGCGATCCCTCATCCTTTAATCTGCCCCCTAGTGAGGTGGACTTTCGCCGGGTCCTCTGGTGGTGCATCCATAGTTTGGACGTCTGCTACTCGGTCGCCCATGCATTACCACCATTAATCCACGCTACCGCTACCGATGTTCAAACCATGGAGCAAAATGGCATGTCAGAGCGCAAGCTCATAGGAACTATCATACGAGTAAACTCCTTAATCTCTGCAATCTTCCAAACCGTCTACGGTATCCGTCAACCAACAGGCAAAGACATCCAAGATTTGGACGAAAAGGCAACAAAAATATGCACCGACGAGATCTCCACCCGAACATCCCTCGAAATGACCGCAGCAGAAAAATTCATCACAATGAGCCAAAGAATGTGTTGCTACAAAatgctcttcatcctccatcagcCCTACCTACGATCGACCCAATGGCCGCAAACTTCCAGACAAAAGGCACTAGCCGCATGCCAAAACTACATCAATGACTACTTGTTGGGTATTGCAGATCCTGAGTTAGCTCCGTATAGATGGATTCTTGGACATTTCGATGTCACCCATGCCTGTGCTATTGTTCTTCAGGACATGATTCAGCATCCGGGATCTGTGGAATCCGTCGGAATGCGGAGTTTGGTGGAGACTTGcttcttcactttctcgTCGGATTCGCATCCCGACTGGGCGAAATTGGAGGCGCTGGGTTCGAAGGCTTGGGCTGCGAATGGATGGCCTTGCCCTTTTCAGCAGGACTTGAGTTCGTTAGGTGCGGATGCGAGTCTTTCGGATTGGGATCCGTTGTTTGCGTCTTTTATTTGGGAGAATATGTTGCTATAA
- a CDS encoding SDR family oxidoreductase (predicted protein): protein MTTISRPNSDALTENVSNKVAIITGAARGIGFATANLLARHGARVVLVDLHEDALKNAVEAIGLQATYKTCDVSDWNQQIALFQWVIDTIGPIELVVCNAAINPEISLLQTQDPSRQAQLNSQARYNYLADETKEGKLERPSTQLFDVNINSVVFGLKLAIHHMKQRGAGGRIVVTGSAGSYVPVPSQPLYTASKHAVLGLVRSTALIEEVIRANIAISWIAPWLTLTSMVEGLEATTQPHTLKSSPEDVAWAIAAAVASPASWANAKGFWVQGTTITEVEGAYGEVGQRLIAPENRF from the coding sequence ATGACGACTATCTCGAGGCCAAACAGCGACGCTCTCACGGAGAATGTCTCCAACAAAGTAGCTATTATCACCGGCGCCGCACGTGGCATCGGATTTGCCACTGCTAATCTCCTCGCCCGCCACGGCGCCCGCGTGGTGCTTGTTGATTTACACGAGGATGCATTAAAGAATGCAGTGGAAGCCATCGGTCTGCAAGCCACGTACAAGACCTGCGACGTCAGCGACTGGAACCAACAGATAGCGCTGTTCCAATGGGTCATCGACACTATCGGGCCAATCGAGCTCGTCGTGTGCAACGCAGCCATCAACCCCGAGATCTCCCTGCTCCAGACCCAAGATCCCTCACGACAAGCGCAGCTGAACAGTCAAGCACGCTACAATTACCTGGCAGATGAAACCAAGGAAGGCAAGCTTGAGCGCCCCTCGACGCAGCTCTTTGacgtcaacatcaactcgGTCGTGTTCGGACTAAAATTAGCCATCCATCACATGAAGCAGAGAGGAGCGGGTGGACGCATCGTCGTCACTGGCTCTGCGGGCTCCTATGTCCCTGTGCCTTCGCAGCCGCTCTATACCGCTAGCAAACATGCAGTCTTGGGTCTTGTCCGCAGCACCGCCCTAATCGAGGAGGTTATCCGAGCCAACATTGCCATTTCCTGGATCGCGCCTTGGCTTACACTCACCTCCATGGTGGAAGGGCTGGAGGCCACCACTCAGCCCCACACGCTCAAGAGTTCGCCGGAGGACGTTGCATGGGCCATCGCAGCGGCAGTGGCGTCGCCGGCGAGCTGGGCGAACGCCAAGGGATTCTGGGTGCAAGGTACGACGATCACTGAGGTAGAGGGCGCATACGGAGAGGTCGGCCAGCGGCTGATCGCACCTGAGAATCGGTTCTAA
- a CDS encoding uncharacterized protein (transferrin receptor and related proteins containing the protease-associated (PA) domain) — protein MPWAGLATLFLAVAGVHGSPLDTSNFQECKSRQNLSSTALQDLVQAIPNADNIRESLGYYTNGSHLAGQGLQQAQWTQELWDAIGLSNASVKSYSANLTLPNEHRVALLDTAREGDPVVYEAPLIEDNPPKAGDGQLPFAPAFFRCAGVGNITAQYIFANYGTQEDYDDLVRAGINITGKIALVKSTYESAVLKKYKLPYHRARQEGVATQMGLAGMLIYPDPQMDDEIVVENGYQPFPNGPARPPSLIERGSVGNCNPGQIPAMPISYADAIPMLRALNGHGPLAADFNDRWHGGGLTSHGVTYNVGPSPENVVLNVLNNPHNYAGHVHNVIGVIPGCAFPDEVIILGNHRDAWGPGAGDGNSGSAALNEVARTLATALKEGWQPLRTIIFASWEGEEMGQIGSRSWVDENQSQLNSSVAAYLNVVVAGAGTKFHAQGSPLLAQAMHNATSQVQEPSGGQTVLEAWGSELGLGSGGDAMVFQEYAYSVADFGFSRGPTDPVFPYHSLFDTYSWMEQYGDPGFAHHVATTKIWLQLATSLADEVILPYRIQGYAPVLQNGLESLSSTANLSAHLDLTSLKETIDIFARASAAFDAYSDSLADQVQQQPVDDSLLAQVQSVNHKYTNFERFLGDPDLPGGDGYYHLIISPAPYYFQTDPFPCLTKAIVAGNWTLAAAYRDKIVNQLNKAVAFLE, from the exons ATGCCTTGGGCAGGCCTGGCCACCTTATTCCTGGCTGTTGCTGGTGTTCATGGAAGTCCGTTAGACACCAGTAACTTCCAGGAGTGCAAGAGCAGACAAAATCTTTCGTCGACAGCGCTCCAAGATCTTGTGCAGGCCATCCCTAATGCTGATAACATCCGCGAATCACTTGGCTACTATACCAACGGCTCACATTTAGCAGGACAGGGTCTCCAACAGGCGCAATGGACTCAGGAGTTATGGGATGCAATTGGCCTCTCCAACGCAAGCGTGAAATCCTATAGCGCCAACCTGACTCTTCCCAACGAGCATCGAGTAGCGTTGCTTGACACGGCACGCGAGGGGGATCCAGTAGTATATGAAGCGCCGTTGATTGAAGATAACCCCCCTAAAGCTGGCGATGGACAGCTACCCTTTGCTCCAGCTTTCTTCAGGTGTGCCGGGGTGGGAAATATCACCGCACAGTACATATTCGCAAACTACGGAACGCAAGAGGATTATGATGATTTGGTGCGCGCGGGTATCAACATCACGGGGAAGATCGCTTTGGTCAAGTCCACGTATGAATCCGCCGTCTTGAAAAAATACAAGCTGCCTTATCACCGCGCAAGACAGGAAGGAGTCGCCACACAGATGGGTCTCGCGGGGATGCTTATCTATCCAGATCCTCAAATGGATGACGAAATTGTTGTAGAAAATGGATATCAGCCATTCCCGAATGGGCCAGCCCGCCCTCCATCTTTGATAGAGCGAGGGTCAGTTGGGAATTGCA ATCCTGGTCAGATTCCCGCTATGCCCATTTCGTATGCTGATGCAATCCCTATGCTGCGAGCCCTCAATGGTCATGGTCCCCTGGCAGCCGATTTCAATGACAGGTGGCATGGAGGAGGGCTCACCTCGCACGGCGTTACCTACAATGTCGGGCCTTCACCGGAGAACGTTGTCTTGAACGTGCTTAATAACCCACATAACTATGCTGGCCATGTTCATAATGTCATTGGGGTCATCCCGGGATGCGCTTTTCCAGACGAGGTGATTATTCTTGGAAATCACCGTGACGCGTGGGGCCCTGGtgctggagatggaaacagTGGGTCTGCGGCGCTGAATGAAGTGGCACGAACTCTCGCAACGGCCCTTAAAGAAGGTTGGCAGCCGTTACGGACAATCATCTTCGCCAGttgggagggagaggagatggGCCAAATTGGGTCGCGCTCATGGGTGGACGAAAACCAGTCCCAGCTGAACAGTAGCGTTGCTGCATATTTAAATGTCGTCGTTGCGGGCGCTGGCACCAAATTTCATGCTCAAGGGAGCCCACTGTTGGCACAAGCGATGCACAATGCTACTAGCCAAGTTCAAGAACCTAGCGGTGGACAAACAGTCCTAGAGGCGTGGGGGAGTGAGCTCGGTCTGGGTAGTGGCGGAGACGCCATGGTTTTCCAGGAATATGCATATTCAGTTGCAGACTTTGGCTTCTCGCGTGGGCCAACAGATCCTGTTTTCCCTTACCATTCACTCTTCGACACGTATTCCTGGATGGAACAATACGGAGATCCTGGCTTTGCGCACCATGTGGCGACCACCAAAATCTGGTTACAGCTGGCGACATCTCTTGCAGATGAGGTGATTCTGCCCTACCGCATCCAGGGGTACGCGCCAGTCTTACAGAACGGCCTTGAATCACTCAGCTCAACAGCTAACCTGTCGGCACACCTCGATCTGACGTCGCTAAAGGAGACGATCGACATTTTCGCGCGGGCTTCGGCGGCGTTTGACGCATATAGCGACTCGCTTGCCGACCAAGtgcaacaacagcctgtTGACGATAGCCTTCTTGCTCAGGTCCAGTCGGTCAATCACAAATATACTAATTTTGAGCGTTTTCTCGGGGATCCCGATCTTCCTGGGGGTGATGGGTACTACCATCTTATCATTAGCCCTGCCCCGTACTACTTCCAGACAGACCCTTTCCCTTGTCTAACGAAAGCCATTGTTGCTGGAAATTGGACCTTAGCTGCA GCATATCGGGATAAGATCGTAAATCAGCTCAACAAAGCTGTCGCTTTTCTTGAGTGA
- a CDS encoding putative homogentisate 1,2-dioxygenase (homogentisate 1,2-dioxygenase) — protein sequence MCALGYNPDTEATFLPLNPRVHVSPTQLAWHPFDIPSNEPVDFVAGLKTVAGSGDPTLREGLATHVYTANTSMTQKAFVNSDGEMLIVPQQGALDIQTEFGPLFVQPGEIVVIPRGIRFRVELPDGPSRGYILEVWGSCYELPELGPLGANGLANARDFLTPIAKYEIRQEAWEVVYKLGGKFFASTQNHSPFDVVAWHGNYVPYKYDMTKFVNVGSISVDHIDPSIFCVLTAKSRDPTAPLADFLIFSPRWDVASNTYRPPYYHRNAASELMGLIYGDYGGRSDAFKPGSVSFECGMVPHGVAYEEFKAASEAPPPVMRISEASIAIMFESSRAFTITDYAWNSEKRHEHEPAMWDNLVDNFSKRKDEVEALLAKKAAGLRV from the exons ATGTGCGCTTTGGGCT ACAACCCCGACACAGAGGCCACTTTCTTGCCCCTGAACCCGCGGGTTCACGTCTCCCCAACCCAGCTGGCATGGCATCCATTCGACATCCCCTCCAACGAACCGGTAGACTTCGTCGCTGGTCTGAAGACCGTCGCTGGATCTGGAGACCCGACTCTCCGTGAGGGACTTGCAACTCACGTCTACACTGCAAACACAAGCATGACCCAGAAAGCCTTTGTCAACTCCGACGGTGAGATGCTCATCGTCCCCCAACAGGGAGCATTGGACATCCAGACCGAATTCGGTCCACTTTTCGTCCAACCAGGTGAAATCGTCGTTATTCCCCGCGGCATCCGCTTCCGTGTCGAGCTTCCCGATGGTCCTTCTCGCGGTTACATCCTCGAAGTCTGGGGCTCTTGCTATGAACTCCCCGAACTAGGCCCGCTGGGCGCCAACGGTCTAGCCAACGCGCGTGACTTCTTAACCCCGATAGCCAAGTATGAAATTCGCCAGGAGGCGTGGGAAGTCGTATACAAGCTGGGAGGCAAGTTCTTTGCCAGCACGCAGAACCACAGTCCATTTGACGTTGTGGCCTGGCACGGTAACTAT GTTCCCTACAAATACGACATGACGAAATTCGTCAACGTCGGCTCTATCTCAGTCGACCACATTGATCCCTCCATCTTCTGCGTTCTGACCGCTAAATCCCGGGACCCGACTGCCCCTCTCGCCgacttcctcatcttctccccCAGATGGGACGTCGCATCCA ACACCTACCGTCCACCATACTACCACCGCAACGCCGCCTCAGAGCTAATGGGTCTCATCTACGGCGACTACGGCGGCCGCTCCGACGCCTTCAAACCCGGCAGTGTCTCCTTCGAATGTGGCA TGGTCCCCCACGGCGTCGCCTACGAAGAATTCAAAGCCGCAAGCGAAGCCCCACCGCCAGTCATGCGCATCTCGGAGGCATCCATCGCAATCATGTTCGAGTCTTCCCGcgccttcaccatcaccgacTACGCCTGGAACAGCGAGAAGCGGCACGAGCATGAGCCTGCCATGTGGGATAACCTGGTGGACAACTTCTCGAAGCGCAAGGATGAGGTGGAGGCGCttttggcgaagaaggcgGCGGGTTTGAGGGTTTGA
- a CDS encoding uncharacterized protein (predicted protein), whose translation MAASHFQHLPSGLSYNGFKPTVETLQANTDLPTLDHWHSRGGLTGRGVLIDFKSYAAAKGIQYSPFSAFRISAADIEAVAVHQGTTFQKGDILIIRFGVTEALGQMNGDEQSAAMAPLRCCGIEGTEDMARWLWNRQFAAVASDNIAVEAMPPIIDGVERPPTEFVANWVVLHQWCLSLLGMPLGELWDLKALADVCKKVGRYSFLLTSAPLNVPGAVGSPPNALAIL comes from the exons ATGGCTGCGA GTCACTTCCAGCATCTCCCCTCCGGTTTATCCTACAACGGGTTCAAACCAACGGTCGAAACCCTCCAAGCAAATACCGACCTCCCAACCCTAGATC ACTGGCACTCCCGCGGCGGTCTCACCGGCCGAGGCGTCCTAATTGACTTCAAATCCTACGCCGCAGCAAAAGGAATCCAATACTCCCCCTTCTCGGCTTTCCGAATTAGCGCCGCAGACATCGAGGCAGTCGCTGTCCATCAAGGAACTACCTTCCAAAAAggcgatatcctcatcatccgatTCGGGGTAACAGAGGCACTGGGACAAATGAACGGGGACGAACAATCAGCCGCCATGGCTCCACTGCGATGCTGTGGGATCGAAGGAACCGAAGATATGGCACGTTGGCTATGGAACAGACAGTTTGCTGCCGTTGCCAGTGATAATATAGCCGTGGAGGCTATGCCGCCCATTATTGATGGGGTGGAGAGACCGCCGACCGAGTTTG TGGCTAATTGGGTAGTGTTGCACCAATGGTGTCTTAGTTTGCTTGGAATGCCTCTTGGGGAGCTGTGGGATCTCAAGGCCCTGGCGGACGTGTGTAAGAAGGTTGGAAGGTATAGCTTTCTATTGACCTCGGCGCCGTTGAATGTTCCTGGTGCCGTTGGGAGTCCGCCGAATGCGTTGGCTATTTTGTAA
- a CDS encoding uncharacterized protein (predicted protein) translates to MASCLPPETQERHSVFRLPFLSSNFIELFSSSLRLPANLKHLLLNPPSSTQNGELVVTFTSSFNAIWNDAGSGTTRDGGFWHPITQGTLRPLGSMAVGNFKELNGQRAALLIGAKSTSSSNPPVKAPTSYTQLWADKGSGAKLNGSFWRPIAAPGYIAMGDVVQSGYTTPSTSKVWCLRSDLVADGQYADESV, encoded by the coding sequence ATGGCGTCCTGTCTCCCTCCAGAAACGCAAGAAAGGCATTCAGTCTTCAGACTTCCTTTCTTATCGTCTAACTTCATCGAGCTTTTCTCTAGTTCACTCCGATTGCCTGCAAATCTCAAGCATCTTCTATTGAATCCACCCTCTTCAACCCAAAATGGCGAACTGGTCGTCACTTTTACTTCAAGCTTTAATGCTATCTGGAACGACGCTGGTAGTGGTACCACTAGGGACGGAGGTTTCTGGCACCCGATTACCCAAGGCACCCTTCGGCCTCTGGGTAGTATGGCTGTCGGGAACttcaaggaattgaacgGTCAGCGAGCGGCGCTCTTGATTGGAGCAAAGTCTACCAGCAGCTCAAATCCTCCTGTTAAAGCGCCTACCAGCTATACTCAGCTTTGGGCGGACAAGGGCAGTGGAGCCAAGCTCAATGGTTCCTTCTGGCGACCCATAGCCGCGCCTGGCTATATAGCTATGGGGGATGTGGTCCAATCAGGCTACACGACGCCCTCGACCAGCAAGGTGTGGTGTCTTCGGTCCGACCTTGTTGCTGACGGCCAGTACGCGGATGAGAGTGTCTAA